In Thalassospira sp. ER-Se-21-Dark, one genomic interval encodes:
- a CDS encoding NAD(P)H-binding protein yields MKIVLFGATGDVGTATLHEALKRGHTVTAIARNIHKLADMPDSVARESVDVLAKPDRVAELMTSHDVAISALRPISGSESLLVEMTRVLLDAARKTKAPIYLTGGAATLKLADESGHTVLTAPDFLPDAVRPIAEACAKQDALFNQYEDVQWTCLRPPAMLIEGPLTGQYVRGTDTLIPDHDGVARISYADFGYAMVDLIETGNGGQQRLTVGYQNRAAA; encoded by the coding sequence ATGAAGATTGTTCTGTTTGGTGCCACCGGCGATGTCGGTACCGCCACCCTGCACGAAGCCCTAAAGCGAGGCCATACCGTCACCGCGATTGCGCGCAATATCCACAAACTGGCCGATATGCCAGACAGCGTCGCGCGCGAAAGCGTTGATGTGCTGGCCAAGCCAGACCGCGTTGCCGAGCTAATGACAAGCCATGACGTTGCGATCAGCGCACTTCGCCCGATCAGCGGATCAGAAAGTTTGCTGGTTGAGATGACCCGCGTGTTGCTTGATGCGGCGCGTAAAACAAAAGCCCCGATTTACCTGACCGGTGGGGCTGCGACCCTGAAACTGGCCGATGAAAGTGGTCATACTGTTCTAACCGCGCCGGATTTCCTGCCCGATGCCGTGCGCCCGATTGCAGAGGCCTGTGCAAAGCAGGATGCGCTGTTTAATCAATATGAGGATGTGCAATGGACCTGCCTGCGCCCGCCGGCGATGCTGATCGAGGGGCCGCTGACCGGGCAATATGTGCGCGGCACCGATACGCTGATCCCCGATCACGACGGGGTTGCGCGGATTTCCTATGCCGATTTCGGTTATGCCATGGTTGATCTGATCGAAACCGGCAATGGCGGTCAGCAGCGCTTGACGGTTGGGTATCAGAACAGGGCGGCGGCCTGA
- a CDS encoding MarR family transcriptional regulator, whose product MDKVDRILAQWRRERPDLDVTQMGVIGRIGRLRSHLSAAHERVFKKYDLSLASFDVLATLRRSGPPYALSPSELIDWTMVTSGTMTNRLDRLEKAGLITRQRNPEDGRGFVIALTDKGFELIDAAVTEHVANQHQMLEALSAEELEQLDGLLRKWLAAMNSAENSEDS is encoded by the coding sequence ATGGATAAAGTTGATCGCATTCTTGCGCAGTGGCGCCGTGAAAGACCGGACCTTGACGTCACCCAAATGGGCGTCATTGGCCGGATAGGACGACTGCGCAGCCATTTGAGTGCCGCACATGAACGTGTTTTCAAAAAATACGATCTGTCGCTGGCAAGTTTTGACGTTCTGGCGACACTGCGCCGGTCCGGCCCGCCCTATGCTCTCAGCCCATCAGAGCTCATTGACTGGACCATGGTGACATCGGGCACCATGACCAACCGCCTTGATCGGTTGGAAAAGGCCGGGCTGATCACCCGCCAGCGTAACCCGGAGGACGGGCGCGGCTTTGTCATCGCCCTGACGGACAAGGGGTTTGAGCTGATTGATGCCGCCGTTACCGAGCATGTCGCCAACCAGCATCAGATGCTCGAAGCACTAAGCGCAGAAGAACTCGAACAGCTTGATGGGCTCTTGCGCAAATGGCTGGCGGCGATGAATTCTGCCGAGAATTCAGAAGACAGCTAG
- a CDS encoding EamA family transporter, translating into MNRTTDLCLTALAPIIWGSSYIVTTEMLPDGFPLTVALLRALPAGLILLLVVRQLPPAGWRARVFILGALNFAVFWSMLFVAAYRLPGGVAATLGAIQPLLVLFLARFALGSGITMLGIIAAISGLIGVAMLVLGPTSSLDPIGIAAALFGAASMAAGTVMTRKWQPPVSPLTFTAWQLTAGGILMIPVALILEPGFPVPTVTNLAGLVWLGLIGAALTYYLWFRGIARLGPTTVTSFGFLSPTSAVLLGWVILGEALSPLQMAGVIVVLVSIWLGQRAARPAPAPVAEPAPAAINEPAPRTT; encoded by the coding sequence ATGAACCGAACAACCGATTTATGCCTCACCGCTCTTGCCCCGATCATTTGGGGCAGCAGCTATATCGTCACCACGGAAATGCTGCCTGATGGCTTTCCACTGACTGTCGCCCTTCTGCGTGCCCTGCCGGCCGGATTGATCCTTTTGCTTGTTGTGCGGCAATTACCGCCTGCTGGCTGGCGCGCCCGCGTGTTTATTCTGGGCGCGCTGAACTTTGCCGTTTTCTGGTCGATGCTGTTTGTCGCGGCCTATCGCCTGCCGGGCGGTGTGGCGGCGACACTTGGCGCGATCCAGCCGTTGCTGGTGCTGTTTCTGGCGCGCTTTGCGCTGGGATCCGGGATTACGATGCTGGGCATTATCGCTGCCATTTCCGGCTTGATCGGGGTCGCGATGCTTGTGCTTGGCCCGACCAGCAGCCTTGATCCGATTGGCATTGCAGCCGCCCTTTTTGGTGCCGCATCCATGGCAGCCGGCACCGTCATGACCCGCAAATGGCAGCCGCCGGTATCACCGCTGACCTTTACCGCCTGGCAATTAACCGCGGGCGGGATCCTGATGATCCCGGTAGCCCTGATCCTTGAGCCCGGCTTCCCGGTGCCGACCGTAACCAATCTGGCCGGTTTGGTGTGGCTCGGTCTGATCGGGGCGGCCCTGACCTATTACCTGTGGTTCCGGGGCATTGCGCGCCTTGGCCCGACGACGGTGACAAGCTTTGGCTTTTTGAGCCCGACCAGTGCGGTTTTGCTCGGCTGGGTAATTCTGGGCGAGGCCCTGAGCCCGCTTCAGATGGCAGGCGTGATTGTTGTGCTGGTCAGTATCTGGCTGGGTCAGCGGGCGGCGCGTCCTGCGCCTGCACCAGTGGCTGAACCAGCACCAGCGGCGATCAACGAACCCGCCCCGCGCACGACATAA